In Daphnia pulicaria isolate SC F1-1A chromosome 5, SC_F0-13Bv2, whole genome shotgun sequence, a single genomic region encodes these proteins:
- the LOC124341305 gene encoding uncharacterized protein LOC124341305 has translation MQIILIQPGSQAALSLGQTHQFVSSSSSTNGEGSEIDCDFSGEDNCQKPARKRQRLDHMTEQEKFLRRKMKNRVAAQTARDKKKAKMDELEDVVINLRAENNRLKAENQQLLAENARLSGIQTPHVEEVSKSMERMYPVKSAALINGPLPQGQGYIPSLVLRMFLHLMLILQSPSSAQLLKLNGLKMSALLDNAHSQWLSEQQFKNLTKTSKHQQLSITLKLTKHPP, from the exons ATGCAAATAATCTTGATACAACCAGGCAGCCAAGCTGCCTTGAGTTTGGGTCAAACTCATCAATTTGTCAGTAGTTCGTCTTCAACAAATGGAGAAGGTTCTGAAATCGACTGTGATTTCAGTGGAGAGGACAACTGTCAGAAGCCTGCCCGGAAGAGGCAGAGATTGGACCACATGacagaacaagaaaaattcttgaggAG aaaaatgaaaaatcgggTTGCAGCACAGACTGCTCGAGACAAGAAGAAAGCCAAAATGGACGAACTTGAAGATGTTGTTATCAATCTCAGAGCAGAG aacAATCGCCTGAAAGCTGAAAACCAGCAACTACTGGCAGAAAATGCAAGATTATCTGGCATTCAAACCCCTCATGTAGAAGAAGTTTCCAAATCCATGGAAAGGATGTATCCTGTTAAGTCAGCCGCACTTATTAATGGACCTCTGCCGCAGGGACAGGGTTACATCCCATCTTTGGTTTTGAGAATGTTTCTACATCTGATGCTGATTCTGCAATCCCCTTCATCAGCTCAGTTATTAAAATTGAACGGACTGAAAATGTCTGCCTTGCTCGACAACGCACACAGCCAGTGGCTGTCCGAGCAACAGTTCAAAAACCTTACAAAAACATCAAAGCATCAACAGTTGTCAATAACACTAAAATTGACGAAGCACCCGCCGTAA